TGACATAAACACAGTGGCTGCTGGTGGCGGATCAAAGCTTAAGTTTCAGTTCGGAGCCTTCAAGGTTGGGCCAGAATCGGTTGGAGCACACCCTGGTCCAGTTTGCTACAGGAAAGGTGGTGAGCTGGCAATTACTGATGCCAACTTGATCTTGGGGACCGTTATTCCTGAGTACTTCCCATCCATATTTGGTCCTAATGAAAATTTGCCCCTTGATTATGAGGCTACAAAAAGGGCATTTGAGGAACTTGCTGTTGAGATCAACTCTTATCGGAAGAGTCAGGACCCATTAGTGAAGGGCATGACAATTGAGGAGATTGCTCTTGGGTTCGTCAATGTTGCAAACGAGGCAATGTGCCGACCGATACGCCAGTTGACAGAAATGAAGGGGCATGATACTAAGAACCATGCACTAGCGTGCTTTGGTGGTGCAGGTCCTCAGCATGCATGCGCTATAGCAAGGTCCCTAGGCATGTCTGAGTTACTTATTCATCGTTATTGTGGCATATTGAGTGCATACGGGATGGGCCTTGCTGATGTTATTGAAGATCTGCAAGAACCTTATTCTGCTGTTTATAACACAGATTCTGCCGCAGAGGCATCTCGTAGAGTAGCTCATTTGGTAAAGCAGGTGAAAGAAAAGCTAGTGGAGCAGGGATTTGGAGATGAGAGCATCAGGACAGATTCATACTTGAACTTGAGGTACGAGGGAACTGATACAGCAATCATGGTTAAACAGCCCGAGAAAGAATCTGGATGTGATTATGCTGATGAGTTTGTTAAAATGTTTCAACAAGAGTATGGCTTCAAATTGTTACACAGAAATATACTCATATGCGATGTAAGAGTCCAGGGTGTTGGTGCCACCAACATTTTGCAACCTCGTGAACTGACGCCAATATCAACTAAACCCTTGCAAGAAAGTTCATGCAAAATTTATTTTTCACATGGATGGCAAGAAACTCCACTATACAAGCTCGAGAATTTGGGTTATGGACATGTCTTGGAGGGCCCTGTGGTTATTATGAATGGGAATAGTACAGTGATAGTAGAAAAAGACTGCAAGGCTGTCATCACTAAGTATGGCAACATAAGAATTGAGATCGGTGCATCTCTGAGTACTGTAGAAATATCAGAAACAGTAGCTGATGTAGTTCAACTTTCTATCTTTAATCACCGATTCATGGGTATTGCCGAACAGATGGGTCGGACACTTCAAAGGACTTCCATTTCCACAAACATAAAGGAACGGCTGGACTTCTCTTGTGCTTTATTTGGTTCAGATGGTGGCCTTGTAGCAAATGCCCCTCATGTTCCTGTACACTTAGGAGCCATGTCTAGCACTGTATGCTGGCAACTTAGTTATTGGGGTGATAACCTGCATGAGGGCGATGTTCTTGTTACAAACCATCCATGTTCTGGGGGTAGCCATCTGCCAGACATCACAGTTGTCACACCAGTGTTTAATGATGGTAAGCTGATCTTTTTTGTTGCTAGTAGAGGTCACCATGCAGAGATTGGAGGTATCACGCCAGGAAGCATGCCTCCTTTCTCAAAATGCATCTCGGAGGAAGGTGCTGCCATCAAAGCGTTTAAACTTGTGGAAAGGGGTGTTTTTCAAGAGGAAGGAATAGTTCAGTTGCTGCAGTCACCCTGTTCTGATGAACTTACCAATGAAAAAATTCCAGGAACACGCAAGATTGCGGACAATCTTTCTGATCTCCGTGCTCAGGTGGCAGCAAACCAACGAGGAATAACACTTATCAAAGAACTGATAAATCAGTATGGCTTGATCACTGTGCAGTCTTACATGAATCACGTCCAAAAGAATGCTGAGGTAGCTGTGAGAGAGATGCTCAAGGTAGTCGCATCTAGAGTTGAAAAGGAGACAGGGTCTTGTGTGATTGAAGATGAAGACTACATGGATGATGGCTCTGTGCTCCATTTGAAGCTCACGCTTGATTCTCGTCGAGGTGAGGCTACCTTTGACTTTGAGGGCACCAGTCCTGAGGTGTACGGTAACTGGAATGCTCCTGAAGCAGTAACAGCAGCTGCTGTCATATACTCCCTGCGATGCTTGGTGGATGTAGATATACCCTTAAATCaaggttgcctagctcctgtgaaGATCATCATCCCCAAGGGCTCTTTCCTTTCACCAAGTGACAAGGCTGCAGTGGTTGGCGGCAATGTGTTAACCTCTCAGAGGGTGACAGACGTTGTCCTAATGGCGTTCGAAGCCTGTGCCTGCTCTCAGGGCTGCATGAACAATCTGACCTTTGGAGATGACACTTTTGGTTACTATGAGACTATCGGAGGTGGCTGTGGTGCCGGGCCGAGCTGGAATGGTACAAGTGGTGTTCAGTGTCACATGACAAACACAAGGATGACTGATCCAGAGATCTTTGAGCAGCGGTACCCAGTTCTTTTGCACAGATTTAGCATCAGAGAGAGCAGCGGAGGCTCTGGTTTCCACAGAGGTGGTGATGGCCTAGTAAGGGAGATTGAATTCCGCCGGCCTGTTGTCGTGAGCATTCTTTCTGAGAGGCGGGTTCATGCTCCCAGGGGACTGAAGGGAGGGGAAAATGGAGCCCGTGGCGCGAACTATCTAGTCAGGAAAGATGGTCGCAGAGTTTTCCTTGGAGGGAAGAATACTGTCACAGTTAATGCTGGTGAGATTCTTCAGATCCTCACTCCTGGTGGGGGCGGTTTCGGCTCTCCTTGATGGCGTCCTTGCGGACGCTCATCTCCCTTGTTTTCTATTTACATATAATAAAGCTTGCACATACATTATCTGGTACAGATCCCAGCTGTTATCGATGCTTCTGAGGCACTAGAGCTGAATAAATCATGATCATTGCTTGCTTTTATCCGAACTACTTTTGCTCGGCGTTCTAATTTGGCCTACTAATATGCTGAATCATATAGTTGTCCATGAACTGTGCTGCTTGTTTCCCTCCTGCATGGTTCAGTTTTGGTCTCCACTTCTCATGCTGTCATCTGAGAAGTATCATATCAGCTGCATCTATGCTCATGACAGTACAGACAAACAAAATCATTGCCCCTGATGCCTTGAAGCTTTACTATTTGCCACACATGCATTCTGTTAATTGTTTGCTATTTTTCAGTTCAGTGATCTTGGGGTGGTACCGACCAATATTATCCGTTTATCTATGAGGAACTATGGCACGATTTTTTGCTATACTAGCTTTTCTGTAGTACTAGGCACTCCATAGAGGTTCATAATGTTGGATGTCGGGCTCATATCGGTCTGCCTGGAAAGAGCGAATATGACCGAAGTGCGGATGGCCCCGTTTGCGGATGGCCTCGCGGAGAGATGTGCCAGATTTCATGGTGGGGCGACACGGGGGTGCTCGCGGGGAGCTTGGTAGGAGGGATGGGTGGTCTCTATGCAGTTGCGCCACCTGTCACCGGCACTTTTGCCGGTCCGGATGcgtccgctcctcctcctcccccttttctCGTGTTTGGCGGGGAGCTCGGTTGGAGGGATGGGTGGCCTCGATGCGGTTGCGTCACCCGTCGCCTCGATGCAGTTGCGCCACCTGTCATCGGCACTTCTGTCGGTCCGGATGcgtccgctcctcctcctccccctctcctcgtGTTTGGCGGGGAGCTCGGTTGGAGGGATGGGTGGTCTCGATGCAGTCGCGTAACCCGTCGCCGACACAGGGTGTGCCGGTCTGGATTCGTCCGCTCCCCTTTCTCCCTTGTTCCTCGACCGCGGGTGGGTTGGTGCAGATCTACCTGCGGAGCGTCTGCGGGTGGTTCTGTCAGTTGAGGCCTTTGTGTAGGTCTCGGAGTTGTCTGGTTGCAGGGCGGTCACTCTGGCGGCGGGAGGCGTGGCGTTTGTGGGCGGAGCGTGCGTCCCAGGTGCGGGCGGGCAACCATGGCCTCGCGGGTGGTGTGGTTGCGGGTGGTTGACGAAGTTAGGGTGCGATGGTGGGGTGTGAGCGTCGGGTACACCACTTGCTCAATCCTTTGACtggccgacggtggcggcggccgTTGTCgccgtatccttcctgaaggcttCGTCGCGGCGCTCCCACTCATGTTGTCttgctccgggtgaaaacctgatctTCGTGGATTTGGCGGTGGCGGCTATCCTAGGTCGTACCCTTCTTGAAGGCACCGCTTTGGAGGCCTAGCTTCGTTGTTGTCTGATTCACCTCTCTAGTGTTGTTGGTGGGGTGGTATGTCGATGCCCGGCACCTCTCTATCTTGCCTTGGATGGGTACGTTGTGTGTGTTGTTCGGTCTCTCAGATGTATTCGATgatgtttgctttataatataaagcgggggaaattCTTTTTGGGTAATATGACTGAAGTACCAGTCAGTAGTCGGTGTAGGTGGCAGTATCGGTTGATACAGGCGAGACCTAGAACCCATATGC
Above is a window of Triticum aestivum cultivar Chinese Spring chromosome 6B, IWGSC CS RefSeq v2.1, whole genome shotgun sequence DNA encoding:
- the LOC123138250 gene encoding 5-oxoprolinase; this translates as MGSVDKFRFCIDRGGTFTDIYAEVPGRPEGYVMKLLSVDPSNYDDAPIEGIRRILEEFSGERIPRSSKIPTGMIDWIRMGTTVATNALLERKGERIALCVTRGFKDLLQIGNQARPNIFDLKVLKPSNLYEEVVEVDERVELVLDGERDDSAIEGISGELVRVGKPVDVESLKPLLKGLLDKGIRCLAVVLMHSYTYPHHELLIEKLALEMGFKHVSLSSSLTPMVRAVPRGLTASVDAYLTPVIKEYLSAFMSRFEGGAEQVNVLFMQSDGGLAPESRFSGHKAVLSGPAGGVVGYSQTLFGLETSKPLIGFDMGGTSTDVSRYDGSYEQVLETQIAGAIIQAPQLDINTVAAGGGSKLKFQFGAFKVGPESVGAHPGPVCYRKGGELAITDANLILGTVIPEYFPSIFGPNENLPLDYEATKRAFEELAVEINSYRKSQDPLVKGMTIEEIALGFVNVANEAMCRPIRQLTEMKGHDTKNHALACFGGAGPQHACAIARSLGMSELLIHRYCGILSAYGMGLADVIEDLQEPYSAVYNTDSAAEASRRVAHLVKQVKEKLVEQGFGDESIRTDSYLNLRYEGTDTAIMVKQPEKESGCDYADEFVKMFQQEYGFKLLHRNILICDVRVQGVGATNILQPRELTPISTKPLQESSCKIYFSHGWQETPLYKLENLGYGHVLEGPVVIMNGNSTVIVEKDCKAVITKYGNIRIEIGASLSTVEISETVADVVQLSIFNHRFMGIAEQMGRTLQRTSISTNIKERLDFSCALFGSDGGLVANAPHVPVHLGAMSSTVCWQLSYWGDNLHEGDVLVTNHPCSGGSHLPDITVVTPVFNDGKLIFFVASRGHHAEIGGITPGSMPPFSKCISEEGAAIKAFKLVERGVFQEEGIVQLLQSPCSDELTNEKIPGTRKIADNLSDLRAQVAANQRGITLIKELINQYGLITVQSYMNHVQKNAEVAVREMLKVVASRVEKETGSCVIEDEDYMDDGSVLHLKLTLDSRRGEATFDFEGTSPEVYGNWNAPEAVTAAAVIYSLRCLVDVDIPLNQGCLAPVKIIIPKGSFLSPSDKAAVVGGNVLTSQRVTDVVLMAFEACACSQGCMNNLTFGDDTFGYYETIGGGCGAGPSWNGTSGVQCHMTNTRMTDPEIFEQRYPVLLHRFSIRESSGGSGFHRGGDGLVREIEFRRPVVVSILSERRVHAPRGLKGGENGARGANYLVRKDGRRVFLGGKNTVTVNAGEILQILTPGGGGFGSP